A region of Pseudomonadota bacterium DNA encodes the following proteins:
- a CDS encoding AAA family ATPase: MKKQPIDINPEFRKALDIMENSSRHLFITGKAGTGKSTLLDYFRQTTDKEVAVLAPTGVAALNIQGQTIHSFFGFKPGITPEKIKKVGGQEGGVYKAFDTIIIDEVSMVRADILDCIEKFLRLNGPYRKQWFGGIQMIFIGDLYQLPPVVTTAEKEIFTHRYETPYFFSAQVFKEQTFDMEFIELEKVYRQTEADFIALLNSIRNRSCTDEDMERLNQNHRPDFVPPDDGFYITLTSTNELATVRNLEKLEALSGSAVHYDGLLNGAFERSSLPAEETLKLKPGAQVMLVNNDKYGRWVNGTLGRVSDIEREGSEGNCVLVKLQSGGTVEVSPHTWELFEYQYDRATKRISTRKTAAFTQYPIRLAWAVTIHKSQGKTFDKVVIDIGRGTFAHGQVYVALSRCTSFAGIVLTKKITKAHIRMDWRIVQFLTRFQYRKADEKVSYNERRRIIDDAIKRGMGLEILYLKPDDTKSLRTIRPISIDNMEFKGKNFEGLRAYCHLRKKERAFRIDRILEITLCI, translated from the coding sequence ATGAAAAAACAGCCTATAGACATCAATCCCGAGTTCCGTAAAGCCCTTGATATTATGGAGAATTCGAGTCGTCATTTGTTCATCACTGGAAAAGCTGGCACAGGAAAATCAACACTTCTTGACTATTTCCGGCAAACCACCGATAAAGAAGTCGCTGTACTTGCACCTACCGGTGTTGCTGCACTGAACATACAGGGGCAGACTATCCACTCCTTTTTCGGTTTCAAGCCAGGCATAACACCTGAAAAGATAAAAAAGGTCGGGGGTCAGGAGGGAGGTGTTTACAAAGCATTTGATACGATCATCATTGACGAGGTCTCAATGGTTCGGGCCGATATTCTCGATTGTATCGAAAAATTTCTGCGCCTCAACGGACCGTACCGGAAGCAATGGTTCGGCGGCATTCAGATGATCTTTATCGGCGACCTTTACCAGCTTCCACCCGTTGTAACCACGGCCGAAAAAGAGATATTCACCCATAGGTACGAGACGCCGTATTTCTTCTCGGCGCAGGTATTTAAAGAACAGACCTTCGACATGGAGTTTATCGAACTGGAGAAGGTTTACCGTCAGACTGAAGCTGATTTTATAGCGCTCCTTAATTCCATCCGCAACAGATCCTGCACCGATGAGGACATGGAAAGGTTGAACCAGAATCATCGACCTGATTTTGTACCGCCTGATGACGGGTTTTACATCACGCTGACAAGCACCAATGAACTTGCAACGGTGCGAAACCTGGAAAAACTTGAAGCACTCTCAGGGTCTGCGGTGCACTATGATGGTCTTCTCAACGGGGCCTTCGAACGCTCTTCGCTTCCTGCCGAAGAGACCTTGAAACTGAAGCCGGGGGCACAAGTTATGCTGGTCAACAATGACAAATATGGACGTTGGGTAAACGGGACTTTGGGCAGGGTGTCAGACATAGAAAGAGAGGGCAGCGAAGGCAACTGCGTCCTTGTAAAGCTCCAGAGTGGCGGAACTGTTGAAGTCTCCCCGCATACATGGGAGCTCTTCGAATATCAGTACGATAGAGCAACGAAACGGATTTCAACCAGAAAAACGGCTGCCTTTACCCAGTATCCCATCCGTCTTGCCTGGGCCGTTACCATCCACAAAAGCCAGGGGAAAACCTTTGACAAAGTCGTCATAGACATCGGCCGCGGCACATTCGCACACGGCCAGGTCTATGTGGCATTAAGCCGATGTACAAGCTTTGCCGGTATTGTTCTCACTAAAAAGATCACAAAAGCTCATATCCGCATGGATTGGCGCATAGTTCAGTTTCTCACACGATTCCAGTACAGAAAGGCTGACGAAAAAGTGAGCTATAACGAGAGGCGCAGGATAATAGATGACGCCATAAAACGGGGGATGGGCCTTGAGATCCTTTATTTGAAGCCCGATGACACAAAGTCTCTCCGTACAATACGTCCCATATCGATTGATAATATGGAATTTAAAGGAAAGAACTTTGAGGGTCTCAGGGCTTACTGCCATCTCCGCAAAAAAGAACGCGCTTTCAGGATTGACCGCATTCTGGAAATAACACTTTGTATCTGA